ACTTGCATCATAGCCGATGAAGAAGAGTTTCTCGCTTCGATCATCGAGCTTGGTCATTTTTTCTTCTGACACATGAGCATATGCAATACTCCCAAACACCTTGAAGTGACCAATTCCGGGCTTTCTTCCGTTCCATGCTTCTTGAGGCGTCTTGTCAAGCATACTTTTGGTTGGTGTTCGATTTGTCAAATAAACTACACAAGTTACGACCTCCTTCCAAAATTCCCTCGACATCTTCTTTGTCTTTAGCATGCTTCTTGCCATGTTTAAGATTGTCTGATTCTTCCTTTCCACCACACCATTTTGTTGCGGTGTCCTTGGGACTGTTAACGAACGTCGGGTGCCTTTTTCATCACAAAATTGTTTGAACGCATTTGATGTGAATTCACCACCTCGATCGGTTGTCATGACCTTGATTGTAAGGTTTCTTTCATTCTCCACACGTGCCTTAAATCTCTTGAAGATTTCAAATACTTctgatttttccttcaaaaagtaCACCTatgtttttctagaaaaatcatcaataaagagaaggaaatatttacttttaccaTGAGACTCTGGTTTGATCATTCCACACATATCAGCATGAATGAGTTCTAAAGGCTTCTTTGCTCTTGTCATAGACTCCTTCGAAAAACTACTTCGATGATGTTTGCCAAGAAAACACCCTTCACACACTTGGTTTGGCTTGTGAATGTGTGGTAAGCCTCGCACCATCTTCTTCGACAAATCTTCTAAACTTCCAAAATTGAGGTGCCCGAACTGTAGATGCCATAGCCAAGAGAGATCTTCATAACACGTCTTTAAGTATTTTGGAACATCATTACATATATTCAAAGGAAACATTCGGTTTTTGGTCATGGAGACTTTAGCAATAAGTCTCTCATGATTATCCTTCAAATACaaataattgtttttcatttgaacttCAAAACCTTTCTCTAACAATTGTCCTACactcaatatattattttttacattgggaatgtaataaacatttgtatatattgattttctctatttttaaccAAATGAGAATTTTACCTATTCCTTTGATGGCGGCCAAAGAATTGTCTCCAAAGGCAATATTACCTTTCTCCATCTTgttcaactccacaaacatCTCGCGTTTTCCACACATGTGATTCAGGCCCCTGTGTCAAGATACCACATATTATATTGACTCTCTTCTTCTCCCTTTGAAACCATAATAAGGTTCCATCCTCCTCTGCATAATTGGATTGTCCTTGATGGGTTTTTGATGTGCTAGCGGTTGATCGGTCCTGATACTTTCGATCAATCGACTCTGTTTGAGATGAGTAACACTCATTCACATAATGTCCATATTTGttacaattataacattttacttGAGATTTATCTCTCCCGGACCTTCCACCACGTCTTCCATGACCTCGACCTCCTCTTCCTCTTGAGGATTCAGACGAGTTTTGAGAAACATCGGTGTTGGATTCACCTCTTCCACCATGGCCTCGATCACCACGACCTTTTCCACATCCATAACTATTCTTCTCCTTGATTTTGAGTTGGAGAAGTTGTTCAACAGTCTCTGTTTGCTCCatcctccttttctttttctcctcataGGCTTGTAACGAGCCTATAAATTGTTCAATTGTCATGTTCTCAAGATCCTGTGTCTCCTCGATCGTCGTGACGATAATCTCGAACTTTGTATTTAAGCTTTGTAGAACCTTCTCCATGACACGAACATCGGTGATTTCTTCACCATTCTATCTCAATTGGTTGACGACAACCATTACTTTCGTGTGATATTCCGCTATCACCTCCGTCTCCTTCATTTGTAAAGATTCAAACTCACCATGTAAGGTTTACAACCATACATTTTTCACACGATCGGCTCCTCTATGAGTCGATTGGAGTTTGTCCCATGCCACCTTTGACGTCTCTGCATTGGCGATGGTCTCAAACGTATCTTCGTCCACCGATTGATACAAGATATAAAGGGTCTTCTTGTCCTTCTTTCTTGTCTCCTTTAACGCATCTCTTTGCGCTTGATTGGCTCTAGCTTCTGCCTCTTGAAAACCGTTCTCCACGATCTCCCACACCTCTTGTGCTCCTAGTAACACTTTTATCTTGATGCTCCAATTGTCATAGTTAAGCTTGGTAAGCATTGGTAGTTGAAGTGAACCTATCCCAACGTTggccatttttctctcaatattttctACTAGCTCTGGTACCActatgttagaaaaaaaaacgtggaggacaaatatgaaaaaatgaGAGATGAATTTTCCATTCAACTAAGCATGTCTTTATATAGGCTTACAAACATAACCATAAGAATGCCAATGGTTTAGAGCTATAAATGTtatcaaatgctcataactcacataactcttataactcaaaaatcacttttcaacagaaagataaaagattaatgaaaaggaaggaaaatggtaAAAAATTAGCAGATTTAGATTTTCACCTTATAAAATTCGCACGCTTTTTTGAAATCTCGTAGAATTAGTTTTTCTCACTTCATCTCGGACAAGActacaaagaattaaaaaatcaatttttttctaacttattgaTTCTTTGAGCGTTCTCTCTACATCTCTCCTTATCATGCATAGAGTCTTTTTACACAGATTTGCTAATTTTTTTAGGTAATCTtcccaaatcttatattattttcaaattttctctaaattcggttatgtttactaaatattatatcaaattattatgcAATCTTCAAATCTTTAGCATAAATTATGCTttcacaattatatgaatttccaaaat
The nucleotide sequence above comes from Benincasa hispida cultivar B227 chromosome 3, ASM972705v1, whole genome shotgun sequence. Encoded proteins:
- the LOC120073442 gene encoding uncharacterized protein LOC120073442, with product MANVGIGSLQLPMLTKLNYDNWSIKIKVLLGAQEVWEIVENGFQEAEARANQAQRDALKETRKKDKKTLYILYQSVDEDTFETIANAETSKVAWDKLQSTHRGADRVKNNGEEITDVRVMEKVLQSLNTKFEIIVTTIEETQDLENMTIEQFIGSLQAYEEKKKRRMEQTETVEQLLQLKIKEKNSYGCGKGRGDRGHGGRGESNTDVSQNSSESSRGRGGRGHGRRGGRSGRDKSQVKCYNCNKYGHYVNECYSSQTESIDRKYQDRSTASTSKTHQGQSNYAEEDGTLLWFQREKKRVNIICGILTQGPESHVWKTRDVCGVEQDGER